The following are encoded in a window of Streptococcus pasteurianus genomic DNA:
- a CDS encoding 6-phospho-beta-glucosidase — translation MSKLPENFLWGGAVAAHQLEGGWQEGGKGLSVADVMTAGRHGVAREITDGVIEGKYYPNHEAIDFYHHYKEDIALFAEMGFKCFRTSIAWTRIFPNGDELEPNEAGLQFYDDLFDECLKYGIEPVVTLSHFELPFHLVKEYGGFTNRKVIDFFVRFAETCFRRYKDKVKYWMTFNEINNQANYQEDFAPFTNSGIVYKEGDDREAIMYQAAHYELVASARAVKIGHEINPDFQIGCMIAMCPIYPATCNPKDILMAQKAMEKRYYFADVHVHGYYPNHILKYWQRKEIKVDVTEEDLADLTAGTVDYIGFSYYMSFAIDAHRDNNPHFDYLETEDLVRNPYVKASEWDWQIDPEGLRYSLNWFTDMYHLPLFIVENGFGAIDQVEADGMVHDDYRIAYLGAHIKEMIKAVDEDGIDLIGYTPWGCIDLVSAGTGEMRKRYGFIYVDKDDDGNGTYKRSPKLSFNWYQKVIASNGEDI, via the coding sequence ATGTCTAAATTACCAGAAAACTTTTTATGGGGTGGCGCAGTTGCCGCTCATCAACTTGAAGGCGGTTGGCAAGAAGGCGGTAAAGGTCTAAGCGTTGCTGATGTGATGACCGCTGGGCGCCACGGTGTTGCACGTGAGATTACTGATGGTGTTATCGAAGGAAAATATTATCCAAACCATGAAGCGATTGATTTTTATCATCATTACAAGGAAGATATTGCCCTGTTTGCTGAAATGGGCTTTAAATGTTTCCGTACGTCGATTGCATGGACACGAATTTTTCCAAATGGTGATGAGTTAGAGCCGAATGAGGCTGGTTTGCAATTCTATGATGATTTGTTTGATGAATGTTTGAAATATGGCATTGAGCCAGTTGTGACCTTATCACACTTTGAGTTGCCTTTCCATTTGGTAAAAGAATACGGTGGTTTCACTAATCGTAAAGTGATTGATTTCTTTGTCCGTTTTGCCGAAACGTGTTTCCGTCGTTACAAAGACAAAGTCAAATATTGGATGACGTTTAATGAGATTAATAACCAAGCCAATTACCAAGAAGATTTTGCACCGTTTACGAATTCTGGGATTGTTTATAAAGAGGGTGATGACCGCGAAGCGATTATGTATCAAGCTGCGCATTATGAATTGGTAGCGTCAGCGCGTGCGGTTAAAATCGGTCATGAAATCAATCCTGATTTTCAAATTGGTTGTATGATTGCTATGTGTCCTATTTATCCAGCAACTTGCAATCCAAAAGACATTTTAATGGCTCAAAAAGCAATGGAAAAACGTTATTATTTCGCTGACGTTCATGTGCATGGCTATTATCCAAATCATATTTTGAAATACTGGCAACGTAAAGAAATCAAGGTTGATGTGACAGAAGAAGATTTGGCTGATTTGACGGCTGGCACAGTTGATTATATCGGTTTTTCATATTATATGTCATTTGCGATTGATGCACACCGCGATAACAATCCACACTTTGATTATTTAGAAACAGAAGATTTGGTTCGAAATCCATATGTAAAAGCATCAGAATGGGATTGGCAAATTGATCCAGAAGGGCTACGTTACAGTTTGAACTGGTTTACGGATATGTATCATTTACCGCTCTTTATTGTTGAAAATGGTTTTGGTGCGATTGACCAAGTTGAGGCTGATGGTATGGTGCACGATGATTATCGCATTGCTTATCTTGGTGCTCATATCAAAGAAATGATTAAAGCTGTTGATGAGGACGGTATTGACTTGATTGGCTACACACCTTGGGGTTGCATTGACCTTGTTTCAGCTGGTACGGGTGAAATGCGCAAGCGTTATGGCTTTATCTACGTTGATAAAGATGATGATGGTAATGGTACTTATAAACGCTCACCGAAGCTATCATTTAACTGGTATCAAAAAGTCATTGCTTCAAATGGTGAAGATATTTAA
- a CDS encoding ABC1 kinase family protein: MSHKRLREIIRVFSSVGLITLKEKRKPIEDKSTPRKLRLAFEKLGPSFVKIGQILSTRSDLFPEAYIRELSKLQSDVLPLPQDVVMEAIAAELSVPISEVFADISSEPLASGSVAQTHRATLLNGKEVVIKIQRPHLPEIIEEDLELLIGLSRRIPKAMLPMVNLSEVLQQLKDSLTKEIDFRNEAQAMITFAELNQSIKSIAIPEVFDEYTTPRMVVEEYISGVPINHYEELIKSGYDLEDIGKKLMLSFIKQVFKDGYFHGDPHPGNLLISEGKIYFIDFGIMGNLENGMRVALNDILYSFTAQDVEGMMQGILSVTSFDTSINKTALSQDVERMLAKYSSLDLGVLSITDLLEDLLDVFVKNGLKASPQITILEKAALQIEGIFRELAPEIDLMTLAKNYFLENMGPDMLKQALNKETLLIELFYQLKNGKNIPRRLNQLLEQMLNGRILINHDIYDYKNRIKTVSQIANRFVVSILFLAVMLTAALLSFNVAMQEISKCLFGLAALLLVWELVLLLKHK, from the coding sequence ATGTCACATAAGCGCTTAAGGGAAATCATTAGAGTTTTTAGCTCAGTTGGTTTAATAACGCTAAAAGAAAAAAGAAAACCTATAGAAGATAAGTCAACACCACGTAAATTACGTTTAGCTTTTGAAAAATTAGGTCCTAGCTTTGTCAAAATTGGACAAATTCTTTCAACGAGAAGTGATTTATTTCCTGAGGCTTATATTAGAGAATTAAGCAAGCTGCAAAGTGATGTTCTTCCATTACCTCAAGATGTTGTCATGGAGGCAATTGCCGCAGAGTTGTCAGTACCTATTTCGGAAGTTTTTGCGGACATTTCTTCAGAGCCTTTGGCAAGTGGCTCGGTTGCTCAGACACATCGAGCTACTTTGCTTAATGGCAAAGAAGTTGTTATCAAGATTCAGCGACCGCATTTACCAGAAATTATCGAAGAAGATTTAGAATTGTTGATTGGCTTGTCGCGGCGCATTCCTAAGGCAATGTTGCCCATGGTTAATTTATCAGAGGTTTTGCAGCAGCTCAAGGACAGCTTGACGAAAGAAATCGATTTTCGTAACGAAGCGCAAGCAATGATTACTTTTGCTGAGTTAAATCAATCAATAAAAAGCATCGCTATTCCAGAAGTTTTTGACGAATATACCACGCCACGTATGGTTGTCGAGGAGTATATTTCAGGGGTTCCTATTAATCATTATGAAGAATTGATTAAATCTGGTTATGATTTGGAAGATATTGGCAAGAAACTGATGCTTAGCTTTATTAAGCAAGTTTTTAAAGATGGCTATTTTCACGGTGATCCGCATCCAGGAAATCTTTTGATTTCTGAAGGAAAAATTTATTTTATTGATTTTGGAATTATGGGGAATTTAGAAAATGGCATGCGCGTAGCGTTAAATGATATTCTTTACAGCTTTACGGCACAAGATGTCGAAGGGATGATGCAGGGCATTTTGTCTGTTACAAGTTTTGATACTTCAATAAATAAAACAGCGCTTAGCCAAGACGTTGAACGAATGCTGGCAAAATATTCTAGTTTGGATTTGGGAGTCTTGTCTATCACAGATTTATTGGAAGATTTGCTGGACGTTTTCGTCAAAAATGGCTTGAAGGCTTCGCCACAGATTACGATTCTAGAAAAAGCTGCGCTACAAATTGAAGGGATTTTCCGCGAATTAGCGCCAGAAATTGACTTGATGACGCTTGCTAAAAATTATTTTCTAGAAAATATGGGACCTGATATGTTAAAACAGGCCCTGAACAAGGAAACATTATTGATTGAGCTCTTTTATCAATTGAAAAATGGGAAAAATATTCCGCGTCGGCTTAATCAGTTACTTGAACAGATGCTCAATGGTCGGATTTTAATCAATCATGATATTTATGATTATAAAAATCGTATTAAGACCGTCAGTCAAATAGCCAATCGCTTTGTTGTGAGCATTTTATTTCTGGCAGTTATGTTAACCGCAGCTTTGCTTAGTTTTAATGTCGCAATGCAAGAAATTTCCAAATGTCTTTTTGGTCTTGCTGCTCTTTTATTGGTATGGGAGCTTGTCTTGCTGCTCAAACATAAATAA
- a CDS encoding phasin family protein, with amino-acid sequence MDELKKVLLAGIGLTSMTLEKADTFVKELVEKGRLTVEEGKELQSELKRKGESEAKELFDQLDVKTKSVQYATKADVSRLEDKLDALLKQSVSDDKE; translated from the coding sequence ATGGATGAATTGAAAAAAGTTTTGTTAGCTGGTATTGGTTTGACTTCAATGACTTTAGAAAAGGCTGATACCTTTGTTAAAGAGTTGGTTGAAAAAGGTCGTTTAACTGTTGAAGAAGGAAAAGAACTACAGTCTGAACTAAAACGAAAAGGTGAAAGTGAAGCAAAAGAGTTATTTGACCAACTGGATGTCAAAACAAAATCTGTTCAATATGCTACAAAGGCAGATGTTTCCCGTCTGGAAGATAAATTGGATGCTCTTTTGAAGCAATCAGTATCAGACGATAAAGAGTAG
- a CDS encoding helix-turn-helix domain-containing protein, whose protein sequence is MKNNTDLLEIKIDENKHLLPYDYYSTVVEHGRPDVLFHWHPEIEINYIYEGSARFHIDYDYFNSQAGDIILIRPNGMHSIHPLANQKHVTDTFRFHLDMIGHSTVDQVSLRYLQPLQTSLYKFVPRIQPDMEGYEDIKECLFTIFELSKNEGRHFELLLKSKLNEFLYLLFYHRYVLRKNTDDTYRKNEQIRELIDYINNNYQKNLSIDFLSQFMGYSKTHFMAVFKQHAGTSCTEFIIQVRLNKACDLLMNTSDPILEIATAVGFNNLSNFNRQFKRYYELTPSQYRKQLKKAHYIGPHL, encoded by the coding sequence ATGAAAAACAATACTGATTTACTAGAAATAAAAATAGATGAAAACAAACATCTCTTGCCATATGACTACTATAGTACTGTCGTTGAGCATGGACGCCCTGATGTCCTTTTTCATTGGCATCCAGAAATAGAAATCAATTATATTTATGAAGGTTCTGCTCGTTTTCACATTGATTATGATTATTTCAATAGTCAAGCAGGTGATATTATCCTCATTCGACCTAATGGAATGCACTCAATTCACCCACTTGCAAACCAAAAACATGTTACCGATACTTTTCGATTTCATCTAGATATGATTGGACATTCTACTGTTGACCAAGTTAGTCTGAGATATTTGCAGCCCTTACAAACCAGTCTCTATAAATTTGTTCCACGAATTCAGCCAGATATGGAAGGGTATGAAGATATAAAAGAATGTCTCTTTACTATTTTTGAACTCTCTAAAAATGAGGGACGCCATTTTGAACTACTCCTAAAATCAAAACTAAACGAATTTTTATATCTTCTTTTTTATCATCGTTATGTTTTACGTAAGAATACTGATGATACTTATCGTAAAAATGAGCAGATTCGTGAATTGATTGATTATATTAACAATAACTATCAAAAAAATCTCTCAATTGACTTTCTATCACAATTTATGGGCTACAGCAAAACACATTTTATGGCAGTTTTTAAGCAACACGCTGGTACATCTTGTACAGAATTCATCATCCAGGTTCGCCTGAATAAAGCCTGTGATTTGTTAATGAATACTTCTGACCCAATTTTAGAAATTGCTACTGCTGTTGGATTCAATAACTTATCTAATTTCAATCGACAATTCAAGCGCTATTACGAACTGACACCCAGCCAATACCGTAAACAATTAAAAAAAGCGCATTATATTGGACCTCATCTATAA
- a CDS encoding DUF1593 domain-containing protein: MNWKKMLVFGIVGLFSLGLTACSTSPSTTSSAKKNVTNNQTSLEKYRTVITTDGEVDDMNSMIRYLYYSNEMDLAGIILTSSTYHYAGDEEKGIEPYRWTGTDWIYDMLDAYEEIQPNLSKHASGYPTANTLRNITKIGNISNVGEMDQVTEGSEFLKELFLDKDERPLYVQTWGGTNTTARALKSIEEAYKDTNDWEDIQKKIYDKLVLYIILDQDDSYSDYIAKSWPNLQVLNDQSNFWYFAYLWQANNEALTKTLQADWQKENILDNKGPLLELYASMGDGNLIDGELEDEQRGSSDYLKANPTYHQYDFISEGDSPSYFYLFQNGLNNVEHPNYGGWGGCFDIVSNNLSQNIQLDYNPYTDQFESQYTLTRWITDINNDFAARADWGVTENYEDANHTPEVSVAEGTKLTAKVGEKVTLRQIHIKNIQEIVKRQR, encoded by the coding sequence ATGAATTGGAAGAAAATGCTTGTCTTTGGAATAGTAGGCTTATTTAGCTTAGGTCTGACAGCTTGTTCGACAAGTCCCTCTACAACATCAAGCGCAAAGAAAAATGTTACAAATAATCAGACTAGTTTAGAAAAATATAGAACAGTTATCACTACTGATGGTGAGGTCGATGATATGAATTCTATGATTCGTTATCTTTATTATTCTAATGAAATGGACCTTGCAGGTATTATACTGACAAGTTCAACTTACCATTATGCTGGGGATGAGGAAAAAGGTATTGAACCTTATCGTTGGACAGGGACAGACTGGATTTATGATATGTTGGATGCTTATGAAGAGATTCAGCCTAATTTGTCAAAACATGCTAGTGGTTATCCGACAGCTAACACACTCCGTAATATTACTAAAATAGGAAATATAAGTAACGTGGGGGAGATGGATCAAGTAACAGAAGGGTCAGAATTTTTAAAAGAACTCTTTTTAGATAAAGATGAGCGCCCACTTTATGTTCAAACTTGGGGAGGTACTAATACAACTGCTCGTGCCCTTAAGTCAATTGAGGAAGCGTATAAAGATACGAATGACTGGGAAGATATCCAAAAGAAAATTTATGATAAATTAGTTCTCTATATTATTCTTGACCAAGATGATAGCTATAGTGATTATATTGCTAAATCTTGGCCAAATCTTCAAGTTCTTAATGATCAATCTAATTTCTGGTATTTTGCTTATCTCTGGCAAGCAAATAATGAAGCTTTAACAAAAACTCTACAGGCAGATTGGCAAAAAGAAAATATACTTGATAATAAGGGTCCTTTACTTGAACTATATGCTTCTATGGGGGATGGGAATCTAATTGATGGAGAGTTGGAAGATGAGCAGCGTGGTTCGAGTGATTATTTGAAAGCTAATCCGACTTACCATCAATATGATTTTATTTCCGAAGGAGACTCACCTTCTTATTTCTACCTTTTTCAAAATGGTCTTAATAACGTGGAGCATCCTAACTATGGTGGTTGGGGAGGGTGTTTCGATATCGTTAGCAATAACCTCTCTCAGAATATTCAGTTAGATTATAATCCTTATACAGATCAGTTTGAATCGCAATATACTTTGACGCGTTGGATTACAGATATTAATAATGATTTTGCAGCGCGTGCTGATTGGGGTGTTACTGAAAATTATGAGGATGCTAATCATACACCTGAAGTAAGTGTTGCTGAAGGCACTAAGTTAACCGCAAAAGTAGGTGAGAAAGTCACTTTGAGGCAGATACATATAAAGAATATACAGGAGATAGTCAAGCGACAGAGATGA
- a CDS encoding carboxylesterase family protein, whose product MKWKKIVIIGITSLSLGACSNVTNSNLSNSGFNASVKQTISGGDIKGHQDKDNDVLEWLGIPYATANRWQAPEEVEAWSDTFDATKPGEQDIQVSNGKIVGSESALNLDVVRPDSDEDNLPVIVYIHGGNNQTGNAQEIRGNTLVNDINAIYVSVNYRLGVLGFNPLAALKTGNDEENSGNYSLLDIAAALDWVKENIETFGGDKDNITLAGFSAGGRDVMATLISPLFAGKYDKAISFSGGMTLSEETESQEIFAAAISPLVVEDGIKATEEEANTWLLTANNDVENYLRGISAERLAGLMGNAAIRMKAFPHLYIDGTVIPKSGFKTKSYNDVPLMLVTGTDEFSLFAASDERFSKDFTSGQLFTDKEKLAEFTYSKKYGGQLYSLANGVESAKTMSDNYDSAIYIAEISYGDNSNVTPDLAKTFGAFHGIFEPMLQTPSNYASLIGDAFETDGAAAMSKDFKAYLKNFLNSDDPNGNDLAKWQPWTSTNQILSIDATQDKAIIESKTNTATAEEILSKMESDTSLTEETKEELNTTVLNGRWFSSIIDNKYAVKE is encoded by the coding sequence ATGAAATGGAAGAAAATAGTAATTATTGGAATAACTAGTCTGTCTTTGGGAGCATGTAGCAATGTAACCAACAGTAATTTGAGTAATTCAGGCTTTAATGCTTCTGTTAAGCAAACTATTTCAGGTGGAGATATCAAGGGACACCAAGATAAAGACAATGATGTTCTGGAATGGTTAGGAATCCCTTATGCTACAGCAAATCGATGGCAAGCGCCAGAGGAAGTTGAAGCGTGGTCGGATACTTTTGATGCGACAAAACCTGGTGAGCAGGATATTCAAGTATCTAACGGTAAAATTGTTGGTAGTGAAAGTGCTCTTAATCTTGATGTGGTTAGACCTGATTCAGATGAAGATAATCTTCCTGTTATTGTCTATATTCATGGAGGAAATAATCAAACAGGTAATGCACAGGAAATTAGGGGAAATACTCTTGTCAATGATATTAATGCTATTTATGTATCGGTTAATTATCGTTTAGGTGTTTTGGGATTTAACCCGTTAGCAGCTTTGAAAACTGGAAATGATGAAGAAAATTCTGGTAATTACAGTTTACTTGATATTGCGGCTGCTTTAGATTGGGTAAAAGAAAATATTGAAACCTTTGGTGGTGATAAGGATAATATTACTTTAGCTGGTTTTTCTGCAGGGGGGCGTGATGTTATGGCAACTTTAATTTCACCACTTTTTGCTGGAAAATATGATAAGGCTATTTCTTTTAGTGGAGGGATGACTCTGTCTGAGGAAACGGAGAGCCAGGAAATTTTTGCTGCTGCTATTTCACCGCTTGTGGTTGAAGATGGTATTAAAGCAACTGAAGAAGAAGCTAACACTTGGCTTTTAACAGCCAATAATGATGTAGAAAATTATCTTAGAGGTATTTCAGCAGAACGTTTAGCTGGACTGATGGGGAACGCTGCTATTCGTATGAAGGCTTTTCCACATCTCTATATTGACGGTACTGTTATCCCTAAATCTGGCTTTAAAACCAAAAGTTATAATGATGTCCCTTTAATGCTTGTCACTGGAACAGATGAATTTTCACTCTTTGCAGCTTCAGATGAGCGCTTTTCTAAAGATTTTACAAGTGGTCAACTATTTACAGATAAAGAAAAACTTGCTGAGTTTACCTACAGTAAAAAATATGGAGGACAACTTTATAGCCTAGCAAATGGTGTCGAAAGTGCTAAGACGATGTCAGATAATTATGACTCAGCTATTTATATCGCTGAAATTTCTTATGGTGATAATAGCAATGTAACACCAGATTTAGCAAAAACATTTGGCGCTTTCCATGGTATTTTTGAGCCAATGTTACAGACTCCATCGAATTATGCCAGTCTTATTGGAGATGCTTTTGAAACTGATGGTGCAGCAGCCATGTCGAAAGATTTCAAAGCTTATTTGAAAAATTTTCTGAACTCTGATGATCCAAATGGTAATGATTTAGCTAAATGGCAGCCTTGGACTAGTACTAATCAGATTCTATCGATTGATGCCACGCAGGATAAAGCAATTATTGAATCAAAGACTAATACAGCAACGGCAGAAGAAATTTTATCTAAAATGGAATCTGATACAAGCTTGACAGAAGAAACAAAAGAGGAATTGAATACAACAGTCCTTAATGGACGTTGGTTTAGTTCAATAATTGATAATAAATATGCTGTGAAGGAGTAG